A genomic stretch from Achromobacter spanius includes:
- a CDS encoding putative bifunctional diguanylate cyclase/phosphodiesterase yields the protein MRESYLLALCLTLAGALAAISWFFVRRDRALRHRLTRDELTGVLSQQELHRRVRAWLVQKDGPARRGAFFLVSFEQYAEISAMLRAGEDQTLLVLVANRLSLITRTLGGLVARSGTDTFTVCVPEVDEVGAAQVSTKLLEDLSEPYELGGRPLIAVFRVGAALYPEHGRTVEELQRCVQVALVPLKERGGPGWNLFDFRLLARHRDEQGLENDLRLALTTPAMEQFELFYQPVCDSGSGMVQGCEALLRWHHPTLGSVSPAVTIELAERSGLIVPLGAWILERACSQAALWPPAWRVHVNLSVKQMNEDGLVQLVSDVLATTQLSPRKLVLEITESIFILHYERQVKMLNMLRAQGIGIALDDFGCGYSSLNHLRHLPIDWVKIDRSFISALESDAGSREVVSALFGLCQAMRLPVVAEGVETEGQREILKSLGCRVMQGFLLGRPAPASEIQALALAVS from the coding sequence GTGCGTGAGAGTTACCTGCTCGCACTGTGCCTGACGCTCGCGGGCGCATTGGCAGCGATAAGTTGGTTTTTCGTGCGCCGGGATCGTGCGCTGCGTCACCGGTTGACGCGCGACGAGTTGACCGGCGTCTTGAGCCAGCAGGAGTTGCATCGGCGCGTCCGCGCCTGGCTGGTGCAAAAAGACGGGCCGGCGCGCCGAGGCGCGTTTTTTCTTGTCAGTTTCGAGCAATACGCCGAGATCAGTGCCATGCTGCGCGCGGGCGAAGACCAGACGCTATTGGTGCTTGTCGCCAACCGTCTGAGCCTGATCACGCGCACGCTCGGTGGCCTGGTTGCCCGCAGCGGCACCGACACCTTTACCGTCTGCGTGCCGGAAGTGGATGAGGTAGGCGCGGCCCAGGTGTCCACAAAACTGCTGGAAGACCTTAGCGAACCTTATGAATTAGGGGGGCGTCCCCTCATCGCGGTATTCAGGGTGGGGGCGGCCTTGTACCCGGAACATGGGCGCACGGTCGAAGAACTGCAACGCTGTGTGCAGGTAGCGCTGGTTCCCCTGAAAGAGCGCGGTGGACCGGGATGGAACTTGTTTGATTTTCGGCTTCTGGCACGGCATCGGGACGAACAAGGTCTGGAAAACGACCTGCGGCTGGCCTTGACCACGCCAGCCATGGAGCAGTTCGAACTCTTTTACCAGCCGGTCTGCGATAGCGGCTCGGGCATGGTGCAGGGGTGCGAAGCGTTGTTGCGATGGCATCACCCGACGCTGGGCAGTGTGTCGCCGGCGGTCACCATCGAACTGGCCGAGCGCAGCGGGCTGATCGTGCCGCTGGGCGCCTGGATTCTGGAACGCGCGTGTTCGCAGGCCGCATTGTGGCCGCCAGCCTGGCGTGTGCATGTGAACCTGTCCGTCAAGCAAATGAATGAAGACGGGCTGGTGCAATTGGTGTCCGACGTATTGGCCACCACGCAACTGTCGCCGCGCAAACTGGTGCTGGAAATCACGGAATCGATCTTCATCCTGCACTACGAAAGGCAGGTGAAGATGCTGAACATGCTGCGCGCCCAGGGTATCGGCATTGCGCTGGACGATTTCGGTTGCGGCTATTCCAGCCTGAATCATTTGCGCCATTTGCCCATCGATTGGGTCAAGATCGATCGCAGCTTCATTTCCGCGCTGGAGTCCGACGCAGGCAGCCGCGAGGTTGTCTCGGCGCTGTTCGGGCTATGCCAGGCGATGCGGCTGCCCGTGGTGGCAGAGGGCGTCGAAACCGAAGGCCAGCGCGAAATCCTGAAGTCGCTGGGCTGCCGTGTGATGCAAGGCTTTCTGCTCGGCCGGCCCGCGCCAGCCTCTGAAATCCAGGCTTTGGCCTTGGCGGTGTCATAA
- the aroC gene encoding chorismate synthase: MPGNTLGTLFTVTNFGESHGPAIGCVVDGCPPGLSLDASDIQLELDRRRPGTSRHVTQRQEADQVEILSGVYEGVTTGTPIGLLIRNTDARSKDYSNIADTFRPGHADYAYWRKFGVRDPRGGGRSSARLTAPTVAAGAIAKKWLAEQYGVKVRGYMSQLGPVAIPFLSWDEVPNNPFYAPNAEVVPELEAYMDQLRRDGDSVGARIEVVAENLPAGWGEPIYDRLDADIAHVMMGLNAVKGVSIGAGFDCIAQRGSEHGDEITPDGFLTNHAGGVLGGISTGQPITVSLAIKPTSSIRVERRSVNRANEAVMVQTLGRHDPCVGIRATPIAEAMLALVLIDHALRHRGQCGDPL; encoded by the coding sequence ATGCCCGGCAATACCCTAGGTACTCTTTTTACCGTCACGAATTTCGGCGAATCCCACGGGCCGGCTATCGGTTGCGTGGTGGATGGCTGTCCTCCGGGGCTGAGCCTGGACGCGTCCGATATCCAGTTGGAACTGGATCGCCGCCGCCCTGGCACCTCACGCCACGTCACGCAGCGCCAGGAGGCCGATCAGGTCGAGATCCTCTCGGGCGTCTATGAAGGTGTCACCACCGGCACGCCGATTGGCCTGCTGATCCGCAACACCGATGCCCGCAGCAAAGACTATTCGAACATCGCCGACACGTTTCGGCCCGGCCACGCCGATTACGCCTACTGGCGCAAGTTCGGCGTGCGCGACCCGCGCGGCGGCGGCCGCTCATCGGCGCGCCTGACGGCGCCCACAGTGGCGGCGGGCGCTATCGCCAAAAAGTGGCTGGCCGAACAATACGGCGTCAAGGTGCGCGGCTACATGAGCCAGTTGGGCCCGGTCGCGATCCCGTTCCTGTCCTGGGACGAGGTGCCCAACAATCCCTTCTACGCACCCAATGCCGAAGTCGTGCCGGAACTGGAAGCCTATATGGACCAGTTGCGCCGCGATGGCGATTCCGTCGGCGCGCGTATCGAAGTCGTGGCCGAGAACCTGCCTGCCGGCTGGGGCGAACCCATCTATGACCGCCTGGACGCCGACATCGCGCACGTGATGATGGGCCTGAACGCCGTCAAGGGCGTGTCCATTGGCGCGGGCTTTGACTGCATTGCGCAGCGCGGCTCCGAGCACGGTGACGAAATCACGCCTGATGGCTTTTTGACCAACCACGCCGGCGGCGTGTTGGGCGGCATTTCAACAGGCCAGCCCATTACCGTGTCGCTGGCCATCAAGCCCACGTCCAGCATCCGTGTCGAACGCCGCTCGGTGAATCGCGCGAACGAGGCCGTCATGGTCCAAACGCTGGGCCGTCACGACCCTTGCGTCGGCATTCGCGCAACGCCCATCGCGGAAGCCATGCTGGCGCTGGTGCTGATCGACCACGCGCTGCGCCATCGCGGGCAGTGCGGCGATCCCCTCTGA
- a CDS encoding M48 family metallopeptidase: MNRKRHLLRGAGAALALAVLAGCTGMNTTQSGAIGVNRTQYMSSLVPSQALEQEASQQYADILKQAQAKGLLDRDAQQLSRVRTISQRLVAQAGIFRPDAAGWKWEVHVLSSDEVNAWCMPGGKIAVYTGLISKIKPTDDELAAVIGHEIAHALREHARERVSQQMATNLGLSVLSIATGSSAASDLGGQLTDVMFSLPNSRTHETEADRMGVELAARAGYDPRAAVTLWQKMGAASSGNAPPEILSTHPSAESRITDLQAAAQQVLPLYQQAKK; the protein is encoded by the coding sequence ATGAATCGTAAACGTCATCTGTTGCGCGGCGCGGGCGCCGCGCTTGCCCTGGCCGTGTTGGCGGGCTGCACCGGCATGAACACCACGCAGTCCGGCGCCATCGGCGTCAACCGTACGCAATACATGTCCAGCCTGGTGCCGTCCCAAGCGCTGGAGCAGGAAGCCAGCCAGCAATACGCCGACATCCTCAAACAGGCGCAAGCCAAGGGCTTGCTGGATCGCGACGCGCAGCAACTGTCGCGCGTGCGCACCATTTCCCAGCGGCTTGTTGCCCAGGCGGGCATTTTTCGCCCCGATGCGGCGGGCTGGAAATGGGAAGTCCACGTCTTGTCCAGCGATGAGGTCAACGCCTGGTGCATGCCCGGGGGCAAGATCGCCGTCTATACCGGCCTGATCTCCAAGATCAAGCCGACCGACGATGAGCTTGCCGCGGTGATCGGCCACGAAATTGCCCACGCGCTGCGCGAGCATGCGCGCGAGCGCGTCTCGCAGCAGATGGCAACGAACCTGGGCTTGTCGGTGCTGTCCATCGCCACGGGTTCCAGCGCCGCTTCCGACCTGGGCGGCCAATTGACCGATGTGATGTTCTCGTTGCCCAACAGCCGCACGCATGAAACGGAAGCGGATCGCATGGGCGTCGAACTCGCGGCACGGGCAGGGTACGACCCGCGCGCCGCCGTGACCTTATGGCAAAAGATGGGAGCGGCCAGTAGTGGCAATGCGCCGCCGGAAATCTTGTCGACGCACCCTTCGGCGGAGTCTCGCATCACTGATCTGCAAGCCGCCGCCCAGCAGGTATTGCCGCTGTATCAGCAGGCGAAGAAATAG
- a CDS encoding bifunctional diguanylate cyclase/phosphodiesterase, protein MSILRQLLLSVTLAIGVILLGTLALSINSAREYLSGQLQVQSTDAAVSLALSLSQPANNDPVLQELLISALYDGGHFSLVRLADPEGKVLIERKSIATPNAVPAWFQKLAPLDTQPASHAVSDGWRQLGEVTLIANDSYAWEALWRSSVKMIALVVGAGVLWAVFAFVLVGWIKNRLLREISDHVRSIGQDTPPEQVEARVPELSGVVQALNQTRERVYASVEEQNAKIESLELELNQDPVTRLPNRKYFVNEFRRALEAPTVAGGHVLVFRQRDLADLNRHMPREFIDQWLRAACERIQGALKALNVASPLLARLNGSDFALLLPGCAAPQAMMVAEQLRADLHATRIPVGEGHLCRWALAMTDYGRGNQAGPVLARLDFGLMRAESANNDQVVIAGATDMQSPSESGERAWKDAILSALEEKHFELATEHLLAADGTALRTEAMLMLRTSADQVAIPATLFIPPAVRLDLVADCDLESVRLGLAWLAAHDGELAVRVALPSLRGQKFFRQLALMLTEHRPLAHRLYLEIDAHGLVECHEQIATLARVVSDFGAHIGVRRLAQQFGAVAQLHTLPLSYVKLGGGFVGGMSQSPGSQQLTASVLETARALNIDVYAEDVPDAETQRILAGLGIEVMRGPGVKRVANPA, encoded by the coding sequence ATGTCCATACTTCGACAGTTACTGCTTAGCGTGACCCTCGCGATCGGCGTCATCCTGCTGGGCACCTTGGCGCTCAGCATCAATTCGGCGCGCGAATACCTGTCTGGCCAGTTGCAGGTGCAAAGCACCGATGCGGCGGTGTCGCTGGCCTTGTCGTTGTCGCAACCCGCCAATAATGATCCGGTGCTGCAGGAATTGCTGATCTCGGCGCTGTACGACGGGGGGCATTTCTCGCTGGTGCGCTTGGCGGACCCCGAAGGCAAGGTGCTGATCGAACGCAAGTCCATCGCCACGCCGAATGCGGTTCCCGCCTGGTTTCAGAAGCTGGCGCCGCTGGACACTCAACCGGCCAGCCACGCGGTCAGCGACGGCTGGCGCCAGTTGGGTGAAGTCACCCTGATCGCCAATGATTCGTACGCCTGGGAAGCCTTGTGGCGCAGCAGCGTGAAGATGATTGCGCTGGTGGTCGGCGCCGGCGTGTTGTGGGCGGTGTTTGCCTTTGTGCTGGTGGGGTGGATCAAGAACCGTCTGCTGCGCGAAATCAGCGACCATGTCCGCAGCATCGGCCAAGACACCCCGCCCGAGCAGGTCGAGGCACGTGTGCCCGAGTTATCCGGCGTGGTGCAGGCGTTGAACCAGACCCGCGAGCGCGTGTACGCCAGCGTGGAAGAACAGAACGCCAAGATCGAATCGCTGGAGCTGGAACTGAACCAGGATCCGGTCACCCGCTTGCCGAACCGCAAGTATTTCGTGAACGAATTCCGGCGCGCGCTTGAAGCGCCCACCGTGGCGGGTGGACACGTGCTGGTGTTCCGCCAACGCGATCTGGCCGACCTGAACCGCCACATGCCGCGCGAATTCATCGACCAATGGCTGCGTGCCGCGTGCGAACGAATTCAGGGCGCGTTGAAGGCGCTGAACGTGGCGTCGCCCTTGCTGGCCCGTCTGAACGGTTCGGATTTTGCGTTGTTGCTGCCAGGCTGCGCCGCGCCGCAGGCCATGATGGTGGCCGAGCAGCTACGGGCCGACCTGCATGCCACGCGCATTCCCGTGGGGGAAGGCCATCTTTGCCGCTGGGCCTTGGCCATGACGGATTACGGCCGGGGCAACCAGGCCGGCCCGGTGTTGGCGCGGCTGGACTTCGGCCTGATGCGCGCGGAAAGCGCCAACAACGATCAGGTCGTGATTGCGGGCGCGACGGATATGCAATCGCCGTCGGAGTCGGGAGAGCGGGCCTGGAAGGACGCCATTCTGTCCGCGCTGGAGGAAAAGCATTTTGAACTGGCCACGGAACACCTGCTGGCGGCCGACGGCACCGCCCTGCGCACCGAGGCAATGCTGATGCTGCGCACGTCCGCTGACCAGGTCGCCATTCCCGCCACGCTGTTCATTCCACCCGCCGTGCGCCTGGACCTGGTGGCGGATTGCGATCTGGAATCGGTGCGCCTGGGCCTGGCTTGGCTTGCCGCCCATGACGGTGAACTGGCAGTGCGCGTCGCCCTGCCGTCCTTGCGTGGCCAGAAGTTTTTCCGCCAATTGGCCCTGATGCTGACAGAACACCGTCCTTTGGCTCATCGCCTGTATCTGGAGATTGATGCGCATGGCCTGGTGGAATGCCATGAGCAGATCGCCACGTTGGCCCGCGTTGTCTCGGACTTTGGCGCGCATATTGGCGTGCGCCGGCTGGCGCAGCAATTCGGCGCGGTGGCTCAGTTGCACACGCTGCCGCTATCCTACGTAAAACTGGGCGGCGGGTTTGTGGGAGGAATGTCGCAAAGCCCGGGCAGCCAGCAGTTGACGGCCTCGGTGCTGGAAACCGCTCGCGCCTTGAACATCGATGTTTACGCCGAAGACGTGCCGGACGCTGAAACGCAGCGCATCCTGGCTGGTTTGGGCATCGAGGTCATGCGTGGTCCTGGCGTGAAGCGCGTGGCAAACCCGGCGTAA
- a CDS encoding transglutaminase-like cysteine peptidase produces MSSTHRYRGFVNLCRLVLLCLACVWGGSFALELSSERLQSLAASRYGAKGAKSVGNWLQLMRSPPPSQERDKLTAANDFWNQALLSAEDITLWKQADYWATPLESLGRGAGDCEDYVIGKYFTLLAMGVPANKLRFIYVRARVGGPASSSQVAHMVLGYYDTPNAVPLVLDSLISTILPATQRRDLTPVFSFNADGVYVDGKPAAPVDRLSRWRDLLQRMERDGIRP; encoded by the coding sequence ATGTCTTCGACTCACCGTTACCGCGGCTTTGTGAACCTGTGCCGGCTGGTGTTGCTGTGCCTGGCTTGCGTCTGGGGCGGAAGTTTCGCGCTGGAGCTCAGCTCGGAACGGCTGCAAAGCCTGGCCGCCAGCCGCTATGGCGCGAAGGGCGCGAAGTCTGTTGGCAACTGGCTGCAGTTGATGCGCAGCCCGCCCCCGTCACAAGAGCGGGACAAGCTGACGGCCGCCAACGATTTCTGGAACCAGGCGCTGCTGTCCGCCGAAGACATCACCCTCTGGAAGCAGGCCGACTACTGGGCCACGCCGCTTGAATCGCTGGGCCGAGGCGCCGGCGACTGTGAAGACTACGTCATCGGCAAGTACTTCACCCTGCTGGCGATGGGCGTGCCCGCCAACAAGCTGCGTTTCATCTACGTCCGCGCGCGCGTGGGCGGGCCGGCCAGCAGCAGCCAGGTCGCCCACATGGTGCTGGGCTACTACGACACGCCAAACGCCGTCCCGCTGGTGCTGGACAGCCTGATTTCAACCATCTTGCCGGCCACGCAACGTCGCGACCTGACGCCGGTATTCAGTTTCAACGCCGACGGTGTCTACGTTGACGGCAAGCCGGCCGCGCCGGTTGACCGACTCAGCCGCTGGCGTGATCTACTTCAACGCATGGAACGGGACGGCATACGCCCCTGA